The following is a genomic window from Nitrospira sp..
TGACTTCTGAAGTACCTCCTCGAAATAGAGAACGTCGTTCGTGAAGAGACGATACGTCCACAACTCGATGTTCGCGCCCATCATCCGTACAGCATGAAGGTCGTACTTGCGGTAGTTGGGAGCGATGCAGATGACGCGCACGGCCGACCAGTCCACCTGCACCTTCGGACCGAGCGCCTTCTGCGCAGCGATCTCGAAGTCGCCGCGATGGTCATAAATCCACGACAGGTAGAAGAGGCTCTGATTGACGAGATCGGACGATTCGACGACCTTGTATTCGATGATGACGGGGTTGTCGTCCTCTGAGAGGGCCAACGTGTCGATGCGGCCCGCATGCTGGGCACCAGTCGAGAATTCGGTCGCGACCAGACGACATTTAAAGACCGTATCTAGATTCTTCTCGACAAGTTGTTGAAGAGTCTTCTCGGAGGTGAATTTGGACTGCGCCACCTGCTGAAGGGCTGTCTTCGCGACCGTGAATAGAGGCATATCGATATTCGAATCTGGCTAACTATGTATTATCTGGTTCCGTATAAGATGCCAATTGCCTTACCATGCTGGATAAAACCCCTGTAGCATCCTGCCAGGGTTGCGACCTCAGTCCAAGTGATTTCATCGAGATTTTTCTCTGCATCTCATCCATGCGGGGTCTTATACGGAACCGTATAAGACCCCGTCCCCCGCCTGCTCGACTGCGAAGCAGATTTTAGTGTCAGGTTTTACGATCACACATCAAGCACCATCAACCCCTTTGACCAACCGAACTATCCGCACACAATTAGCAGTTGAGTGGTCAATATCCGAAAGCTTACTTGTCGCTGTCTTGCTCCTAAGGGGAGGCCCGCTTGGTCTCCCACTGCGCGCGTCCAACGAGGGGAGTCCTCGACCGCGCGTTGCGCGAGCACAGGAGACTAACGGGCCTCCTTCTTTCCGCGATTACTCCCTCGCTTAACCAAAGAGGGCGGGCTGGTTGGTCCTCGACTGCGCGCGTCGGACGAGCACCTTCCCAGCGTGCGCGTACCCTTCGCTTCTTCAGGAGGGCCGGTCGGGTTGGTTCCAACTGCGCCCGTCGAGCGAGGTCCTTCCGAGGGCGCGCGCTCCGGGAGCAAGAAACCAACCCGACTGGCCCTCCCTCCTACTTCCACCCCTCCCCTCCCATCCCCCCTCCGATGCCGCCGAAGTTGCCGCCGAACCCGCCTTGGCCGCTGCCCCAATATTCGCCGCGCCGCAGGCGTGCATAGGGGTGTCGCAGGTCCGGACGGCTGAGCCACCAGAGGAACCAAAGCGCTCCGCTGGCCGTAAAAAGCGTGATCCAAAACCCAAGTCCACGAAAGTGAGCCTTCTTCGTGGTGCCGACGCGAATCTCCTGTGAAACGGAGGCCAGTCCCACGACAGTGCGATAGAGCCCTTCACCGAAGTGTCCGTTCTTGATAGCCGGATCGAGGTATTCGTGCCCGACCTTCCCGACCACCTCGCCTCCCATGACCGGGATCATCCGCCGTCCCATAGTCACGGCCGCCTGCCGCTCCTGCACGGACAACAACACCAACACTCCATGTTCGTCCTGAGCCGAGCCGATGCCCCACTTTTGATAGAGGCCGGTTGCATAGTCATTAGCGGAACCGTACGGTTTCAGAGTAGGCACGGTCACCACCACCATTTCCACGCCGGTCTTTCGTTCAAGATCCTGGCAGACCGAACGAATTCTCTCGCGCCAGTCTGCATCGATCACTCCCGCATGGTCGCTGACATATCCCCGGGGTTCGTATATCGGCACAGCTTCCCGAGCGTGACCGGCCGGAGGCCAGAATAACAGGAGCGCCGCACTGAATCCCGCGATGGCCCACAGGGTCATGACGTATCGGCCGCTCATGGTTTTCCCATCTTCCCGTCCGGTCCGACCAGCGCGATCAGCGCTTCGAGGTTCGCGGCATACCGCTCATAGAGTCGGGGCACCTCCACCGGACCGGGCGTGATGATCCCTCGCTTCAGGTAAAGCACATCGGTGAATCCCGCGAGATCGATTCCTGCCATGACCTGGATCCCAGCCAGCAACGCCTCGGACTGAAACAACGGGGGCTCACCGACGAGCCGTTGTAAACCTCGCAAGCAGGGCAACAGGGCCGTTAACGAAAGGGGCAACAGTATGGCGATCGCCTCTTCCGTGCCGCCGCCCTCGATGAACCGTTGCCGCAACCGCACCAGATTTCCCTGAAGTCCCTGCCGAACCTCATAAGCCAGATACGTCCGGTCGATGCGTAGGCCGATGAAGGGGTCGCGCCCCCAGAGCACCCGATGCTGTTCTTGAACTTCGAGATATTCGAGTGGAAAGACGGTGCCAGGCTTCGTGAGGTCGGCCTCCGTCAGCATGAGCGGCACCACGAACTGTTCGCGGCTCCAACGCCGGTGCGCCTTGGCGTACCGTTTCAAGCCCTCGCGGCCGTAGTCGGAGACCATGAGCAGGAGATTCACGTTGGATCGGCCCGGCAGGAACTCCCCGCGCACGGCACTCCCGTACAGCAGGATGCCCTCCAATTGTTGACCGAGCAACGAGGTCGTCTCCTTAACGTATCGCTTCAGTAGCTGCTGAACCTCGGAGGGAATATCAAGCGAAGTCAGTTGTGTCACAAATACCTCTCTCGCAGTTCCGTTGACGCACTAGAAATTCAATAGACACACAGGGAGGATAAAAGAAACCATTCCCGCAGGATGTTCAAAATATTCGGCCGGCAAGACCGCAGCCGGCGGACTGTGTCAGCACCCTGTCAGGTGCGCGCGCGGATCGGGCAACAACCCGGCGGCCATCACCCGATCCAACAGAGAAAAGGGCGGTTGGCTCCGCAACCCCGCCGTGGTCGAGAGCACCCGGTAGCGCAGTCGCGCATTACGGTCGAGTGTACGAAACACCCGATCCCGCAGAAAGGCCATCACGGGGTTGCCGGTATTCCAATAGGTGACCTGCTCGTCGGCTAACCGTTGCAACATGGTCACCTGGGGACGGCGGGCCGCTTCAAACGCCCGCAACGTCGCAGCGGAGAAATCGTTTTCCTTGAGCCAACCGGGAATGAGATCGGCCACCGTCACGGCGTCCACCATCGCCTGCATGCGCCCCTGAGACGCGTGAGGATTCATGGCGTGGGCCGCGTCGCCGATCAGCAACGCCCCGTCCGCCACCCACCGATCCGTTTTGACGCGCCCGGTCGGCATATAGCCGGTTTGGTTCCAATCGACGAGACCCGGTACGATGGCCTCCATTGCCGGATCGATGCGAGCCCAAACCTGCCGCAATGCATCGATCCCCCGCGCCTTGATCGCCTCATACGATCCGGCTTCGATCATGTAAAACACGTAGACCTGTTGTCCGGCGGCGGGGAAGAGCCCCAGGATCTGCTGTGTGCCCACCAGATACCGCCCCTCATCGAAGGCCGACGGCGCCCCCAGAATGGCGATGAGGTACCCTTCTGAATAGCGATGGAGTTGGGTGGCAATGCCGAGGCAATCCCGCACTTTCGAGAAGGCCCCGTCGGCCCCGACCACCAATCGCGCGGAAATATCGATCGGCTCGCCGCGATGCTCCGCTTGCAGGCCGACCACACGAGAACCCTCGAACCGGAGTCCGGTGAAGGTTGCGTCGTACCAGAGGCCGCCGGGGTTCTGCCGCTCCAACGAATCGAGGATGGCGTGGTGCGCCACATTCGGCAACGTCACCAGGGCCCTATTGTACGGTGCCGGCAGATCGCCGTAGTCCACCGTGCAGAGCCGTTCGCCGCCCGCCCGGCAAAAGTTGAATCGCCTGACCGACCGTACCGCCTCGCCGGGCAACTTGTCGAGTAACCCGAGCCGATCCAACACCCGCTGTCCGTTCGGCTGGAGAATCTCGCCCCGCAAACCCTGCGGCGGCCCTGCGGCCCGCTCGAGCACCAGCGAACGAATGCCCCGTTGAGCCAGCATCAACGCCAGCACGGCTCCCCCGCCGCCCGCGCCGACAATCGCCACATCGGTTTCGATCATTGTACGGCCCATCTGCAGACCATCCTATTCGGTCCAAGCCGCGAATCGCGCCCGGTCGTTCCACATCGCTAAAAATTTCTCGCGGGCCTTCGCCGTCAGCTTCGCATCAGTGATGACATCGAGCCGTTCGTCATTGTAGCGGTTGCCGCTGGTCGTATGGTTGGCCGAGCCGGAGGTAGTGACGATATCGTCGATCACCGCTTGTTTCATATGCATCAACGCGTCATGCCGGTTGATCTTGATCGGCACGCCGGCCAGCCGCAGGGCGTTCACGGCGCTGTGTTGCTTCGGATCGGTCAATCGTTCGCGATCGGTGATGATGCGCACGTCCACCCCCCGGCGCTTGGCATCCACCAATGCCTTCACCACCGAGGCCGCCGTCAGCCCATACACCGCCACATAGATGTACGTGGTCGCATGAGAATAGAGACCGACGACCCGATCGATGGGTTCGTCCTCCGGCGCATAGTACACATCAACGGTGGCGAAGGAACAGACCGGAGCCTGCAGCAGGCACAGGGACGCAACGACAATACAAGCAACCAGGCGAGAGGGATTCCGACGACTCATGCGGGATAGCGGGGATCATTCACGATCGAACAACGCCCGAAAATGTTCGTCGGATTCTTCCCAGGCCTGGGGCGAGGCCGTCGACAACCACTCACGCAAAAACACCTTCTGCTCCGGCGTCAGCATCTGTTTGATCTGGTGCGTGCGGCCTTGCAACGGTTGGAGAAATCCGGCCTTGGTCCGAAAATCCAGAGTTGCGGTCCGCACATAGATATTCGTAAACAGGGTGGGGTGGTCGTCTTCGCCCTCTCCCTGCACCCAGACCGACAGGAATTTTTCCATCTGGAGTCCGGCGCTGTCCAAGGCCGGTTCCGTATCGTGAAACAGTTCGTTTTCCGACTCCTTCAGCGGAGTCGCCTCATGCGCGCGAAACAGGAAATTTTTCTTCCACATTCCCTACCCTCCAGACCGGCGCATACTGTAAGCTAGGCATACCGAAAGTCAAGAAAGCGGCGCCCACCCATGTTCCGCGCGACGACAGCGGCGGCTCCATCATCATCTCCAGGCGGTCGTTGCCTTGACAAATCGAGAATGCGTTTGCTAACGTCTTGAAATTATTTAGCAGTTTTCGGAAAAACGCTTTGGGCCCGTAAAGACATCGAGGGTCCGTACAGAAGGCGCGACAAGAATACATTTTCACAGGATGCTCACAATGGCCGTCCAGCAAGGCCGCAGCGAATGAAGGCGCGAGGCGTACCCCGAGCGGTACGTTGAAGGTCTGAATGAAGCGAGCACGCCGCCGACGGATGTCTTCAGAATCCTGTCAGACTCTTACCTATCTCAGGAGCGGTTATGCAGGTCATGATCAACGGCAAGTCCGAGGAGATCGCGGGGGGCAGCGTGCTGGATCTCTTGAAAGCCAAGAGTATCGAACCGCAGATGGTGGCGGTCGAGGTCAATGACACCATGTTGGAGCGCACACACCTGGAGACGACGCAGTTGAAAGACGGCGATCATGTGGAATTTCTCTTCTACATGGGCGGTGGCCGGTGACCCTCAAGGCTCACGCCGACATCACGGAATTGATCGGCCGGACCCCCTTGGTCCGTCTCAACCGGCTGACCAAACCGGGCTCCGCTACCATCTATGCCAAGGTGGAGTCGTTCAATCCCGGCGGCAGCGTCAAGGACCGTATTTGTTTGAATATGATCAACGAGGCCGAACGCCTGGGCAAGCTGAAGCCCGGCGGCACCATCGTGGAACCGACCAGCGGCAATACCGGCATCGGCTTGGCTCTGGTCGCGGCGGTACGCGGCTATAAACTCATTCTGGTCATGCCGGAAAGCATGAGTATGGAACGGGCCAGTCTGCTGTCCTCGTACGGCGCGCAACTCGTGCTGACGGCGGCCTGGGAAGGCATGAAGGGGTCCATCAAGGAAGCCGAGAGCATCGTCGCGCAGAATCCGTCGTACTACATGCCCGACCAATTCTCCAACGAAGCGAATCCGGCCATGCATCGCAAGACAACCGGCCCTGAAATTCTGGATGCGCTCGACGGCAGAGTGGATGCCTTCGTCGCGGCCGTCGGCACCGGCGGCACCATCACCGGGTGCGGCAGCGTGATCAAGGAACGCAACCCGGCGGCCAAGGTCATTGCGGTCGAACCGGCCGGATCACCAGTGCTGTCAGGCGGAGACCCGGGGCCCCACAAGATTCAAGGGATCGGCGCCGGGTTCATCCCGAAAGTATTGGACCGGACCTTGCTCGATCGTGTCATGACCGTGACCGACGACGAAGCCTATCAGACCGCGAAACTGCTGGCGAAGAAAGAGGGACTCCTGGTCGGGATTTCCGCCGGCGCCAACGTGTTTGCCGCACAGAAGGTCGCCGAAGAACTCGGCTCGGGGAAAAATGTCGTCACGATTCTCTGCGACACGGGTGAGCGGTACATCAGCATTGAAAAGTATTTCAACATTTGATCATATTCGACTATTTGGATGAGTGATTGAGGGGGGATGCTTAACATGGCCTCTCAGCAAGGCCGCAGGTAAGACGAAACCGGAGGCGTACCCTTGGGGTACATTGAGGATTTCGTCGAACCGAGAACGCCGCTGAAGGCCATGTTCAGCATCCCATAAGAAGATGGAATTTACTGAGTCACAGATCACCCGCTACAGCCGCCACATTCTCCTGCCTGAAGTCGGGGGAAAGGGCCAGAAGAAGATCGTAGCGTCGAAGGTGCTGCTGGTCGGCGCCGGCGGGCTCGGTTCGCCTGCCGCACTGTATCTGGCCGCCGCCGGGGTCGGCACCATCGGCCTCATCGACAGCGATGTCGTCGATTTGAGCAACCTGCAGCGTCAGGTGATTCACCAGACTCCCGACGTGGGTCGTCCGAAGGTCGTCTCCGGCAAGGAAAAGGTCCAGGCGCTCAATCCCGACGTGAACGTGGTGATGTACGAAGAGCGGTTCACGGCAGGCAATGCGCTCAAGATTGTGGGCGACTACGATGTAGTCATCGACGGCGTGGACAACTTTCCGACGAAGTTTCTCATCAACGATGCCTGCTTCTTTGCCGGCAAGCCGTTGGTGCACGGCGGAATTCTCCGGTTCGATGGCCGTGTGACCACCATCATCCCGAAGCAGTCCGCCTGTTATCGCTGCGTGTTCAAGAAGCCGCCGCCCGAGGGCCTCGTGGCCTCCTGTCAGGAAGCCGGCGTCATCGGGGTGCTGGCCGGCATTATCGGAACCATCCAAGCGACCGAAGCCCTCAAGCTGATCCTCGGCATCGGCCGCCCGCTGACCGATCGTTTGTTGGACTTCGATGCGCGGCGTACCCAGTTCAGAGAAATCCGCATCAAGCG
Proteins encoded in this region:
- a CDS encoding Sulfur carrier protein ThiS produces the protein MQVMINGKSEEIAGGSVLDLLKAKSIEPQMVAVEVNDTMLERTHLETTQLKDGDHVEFLFYMGGGR
- a CDS encoding monooxygenase, FAD-binding; this translates as MGRTMIETDVAIVGAGGGGAVLALMLAQRGIRSLVLERAAGPPQGLRGEILQPNGQRVLDRLGLLDKLPGEAVRSVRRFNFCRAGGERLCTVDYGDLPAPYNRALVTLPNVAHHAILDSLERQNPGGLWYDATFTGLRFEGSRVVGLQAEHRGEPIDISARLVVGADGAFSKVRDCLGIATQLHRYSEGYLIAILGAPSAFDEGRYLVGTQQILGLFPAAGQQVYVFYMIEAGSYEAIKARGIDALRQVWARIDPAMEAIVPGLVDWNQTGYMPTGRVKTDRWVADGALLIGDAAHAMNPHASQGRMQAMVDAVTVADLIPGWLKENDFSAATLRAFEAARRPQVTMLQRLADEQVTYWNTGNPVMAFLRDRVFRTLDRNARLRYRVLSTTAGLRSQPPFSLLDRVMAAGLLPDPRAHLTGC
- a CDS encoding Cysteine synthase, which codes for MTLKAHADITELIGRTPLVRLNRLTKPGSATIYAKVESFNPGGSVKDRICLNMINEAERLGKLKPGGTIVEPTSGNTGIGLALVAAVRGYKLILVMPESMSMERASLLSSYGAQLVLTAAWEGMKGSIKEAESIVAQNPSYYMPDQFSNEANPAMHRKTTGPEILDALDGRVDAFVAAVGTGGTITGCGSVIKERNPAAKVIAVEPAGSPVLSGGDPGPHKIQGIGAGFIPKVLDRTLLDRVMTVTDDEAYQTAKLLAKKEGLLVGISAGANVFAAQKVAEELGSGKNVVTILCDTGERYISIEKYFNI
- a CDS encoding Sulfur carrier protein ThiS adenylyltransferase; translated protein: MEFTESQITRYSRHILLPEVGGKGQKKIVASKVLLVGAGGLGSPAALYLAAAGVGTIGLIDSDVVDLSNLQRQVIHQTPDVGRPKVVSGKEKVQALNPDVNVVMYEERFTAGNALKIVGDYDVVIDGVDNFPTKFLINDACFFAGKPLVHGGILRFDGRVTTIIPKQSACYRCVFKKPPPEGLVASCQEAGVIGVLAGIIGTIQATEALKLILGIGRPLTDRLLDFDARRTQFREIRIKRNPDCPLCGERPTITELVEDGNIGGPTCNL